The sequence TGGGGAAGGCTCTTTGCGTTTAAAGGGGCAATTTGCGATTTCCGACAATACGACTAAGCTTGAATTCATTAGTTCTTCAGCATCAGATATCTTCAGTCAGATTAAAAACCAGGTATCCAACTTACAAAACCAATTAAAACCCGTTATAGAACAAACCAAATCGGCGAGCGAGCATCAAAACCCCTTTGGACTTAAATCTGTCATTGGCATTCCATTTAGCTGCGGGAATCTGGTGACAAGGCCAAAAGACTTAGACCAGGTGCTGAGCAAGCGTTATGCACAATGCCACCCTTTACTGCAAAACATTATCTATACAATCCTGTTACATATTTGATAAGATAGTTATAAAAAGAAATCATTTTTTTCAAAACTTTCCAATCCGTAATCTGAATGTGAATGAACGTCCGCCGTTAAATTTTCATATTTTACCGACCTATCTATCACAAGTCCGAGGGAAGTTGTGTCTAATTCTGTTTCATTAAGATTCGTTTCTTTTGGCAAATTTTAAGAGAACCAAGCTTTCTGCATATAACACCAAAGCAGACCTTCAGGCAGATTTAAACTGCTTCAATAAATAAAAATAAGGAGAAAAAAATGAACACGGAATTATTAGCCCCCTGCGGCATGTATTGCGGCGTTTGCGGGGTGTATATGGCCGGCCGAGACAACAATCAAAAACTAAAAGAAAAATTGGCCAAGGCGTATGGGGTGACTCTCGAACAAATAGCCTGCCAAGGCTGTTTATCAAACAAAAAGTTTGTGTACTGCCGGACATGTGGTATTCGAGCGTGTATCATGGAAAAAAATTATGAGGGCTGCCATCAATGTGAGGAGTTTCCCTGTCATTTAATTGATGATTTTCCTGTCCCGGTTGGGAAAAAAGTCATACTCCGCTCTGTTCCTGCCAGAAAGAAGTTGGGCACTGAAAAGTGGGTGGAACAAGAGGAAAATCGCTACAGATGCCCCCATTGCAGCGGCCCGCTCTTTCGCGGCGCCAGACGCTGTGGGAGTTGCAAGGAGTTAGTCGAGGTAGAGTAACAGGTCAATGAAAATAAAAGTCGTTTTTCTTGGTTTCTTAAATAAGAGCTGGCTTCAGGAAGTATTATGGTTGAGTCATGGAATCATGTTTGACATGGGTATGAGTATATGGCAAAGCCATCTTAGTTGAATGCGTCTAAATCTTCATTTTTCCATTCATCATTATCTTTTCCCATTCTTAAAAGTTCCATTTCATCCTCGGTAAATTCTTCTTCCATACCTCCGGTCAGGTCCATATCCTCCCAATCAAACGCATCAAAAATATCATCCATTTCTATTTCTCCTTTAAATTCTATGTTAAAGTTAATGAAAAACTCGCGGAAAGATAGGATGTCTGTTTTCATTGTCAAGGGGTAACAAAAAAATATTCCTAAAAATGAGATGTTCCTTTGATTTGTGCATACCGGTTGGTATCTTTCACTTGACATTCCTTAAATAGTATTTTACTCATACCTATACTTGAGTTTAAATTCGTATTCATATCTTTAAAATCCATACTGTTTTTATAACTCCTCTCATTCTATTACCAAGATTACTCTTACTGAAGAATTTTTTTAGCGGAACCACTGGCCTCTGTATTCGATATTAATTCAGGCAGATAGATTCTTTTTTGGTTGATTAACCACAAAATACAGGAGAAGCCATGAAAAAGTATATCATTGCCGGCATCCTTATTGTTGTCGGTATCATCGTTGCATTTCCTCTTTTCAGTATCGGCTACTACACCATGGTCAGGACATCCACCCCGGAATTTTGCGCCTCCTGTCATGAAATTCAGTATGCCTATAACACCTGGAAAACATCCACTCATGTCAACAATGCACATGGATTTGTGGCGGATTGCATGGATTGTCACCTGCCTGCCCCACACCATACGTTTAATTTCTTTTACGCCAAAACGGCCCATGGCATTAAAGATATCTTTGTCCATTTTACTCAGGATATGAGCAAATACGATCACGCGCTTCAAAAAGAAAAGGCCTATGCGTATTTTACCAACGATCAATGTCAGAAGTGTCACCGGAATATTCTATACATTCCCAACAAGAGGGGAGCCATGCTGGCTCACCGGTCTGTGGTTTATGCCAGAGAAGGATTTGAAAAAAAGTGCGTGGACTGTCACAGAAATTTGGTGCACAACCCGAAACAGGGTTACGCTTATAAGCAATATCAGAATTCATATCGGGGAGTGGGATTATAACGTAAACACTTAAAAAAGGAGGTTAGCGATGATTCGAAAATGTGGGCTTTGGTTGTTGCCGGCTGTACTGATTATCGGCTTTGCCCTGGCAATCAACAGCATGGCTCAGAATGTTCCAAAAGCAAAAGAATTTCGAATCGAAAGGAGCATGCCCAAAGAAGCCATTGCCTGTATTGAGTGCCATAAACGGGAACATCCGGGGCTGTTTGCCGATTGGGCCCGCAGCCGACATGCGAGTGCAAACATTACATGTTACGACTGCCACAAGGCGGAAAAATTTGATCCGGATGTCAGCCAGGAGCATTACAAGCAGTACAAGCGTTCGGATCAGCCATATGGCACCGGTGAATATAAAGTGCCTGTGGCAGCGGTTGTCACTCCCAAAGACTGTTCGAGGTGCCACCCGGATGAAGCCAAGCAGTACGGCCGGAGCAAGCATGCCAACACAATGGAAATCATATGGAAGATCGATCCCTGGCTGAACAAGGGGATGAACAGCGATTTTGAGCGTGCAACCGGGTGTTATCATTGCCACGGTACGATTTTGAAGCAAAAGGATGGAAAGCTGGATGCTGAAACCTGGCCCAATGTGGGTGTGGGCAGAATCAACCTGGACGGCAGCAAGGGCAGTTGTACAAGTTGTCATACCCGGCACATGTTTTCGGTCATGGAAGCACGAAAACCGGAGGCATGCGGTCAATGCCATTTAGGACCGGATCATCCCCAGATTGAAATTTATATGGAGTCTAAACATGGCGACATTTACACGGCGCATGGCGATGATTACAACTGGACAGCCGCACCCGGCACCTGGTCGCCCGGGGTGGATTTTCGGGGACCGACCTGCGCATCCTGCCATATGTCGGGGGCGGGAACGACGTTGACGACGCATGATGTCACCGAAAGGCTCTCGTGGGAGATACAGGCACCGCTCACCATCAGGCCTTCTGAGTTTAAACCCTTCCCGGCAAAAACCAACTGGCAGGTGGAACGGGACAAGATGAAGGTGGTCTGCACCCAGTGCCATGGCAAAACATGGGTGGACGATCATTATATCAAACTTGACAAAGTGGTTCAGGAATACAACGATGTCTACTTCAAACCGGCAAAAGCCATGCTCGATGATCTATATGCCAAAGGCCTTCTGGATAAAACCAGATTTTTCGATGAGCGACTGGAAGTGGAATATTACGAGCTCTGGCATCACGAGGGCCGGAGAGCCAGAATGGGTGCCGCAATGATGGCTCCGGATTATTCCTGGTGGCACGGTTTTTACGAGTGTAAAAAGCGTTACAGCAATTACATGGAAGAAGCTCGGCATCTGATTAAGCATAACCAGAAAGCTTACAAAGCAGAGGATTTTCCCAACGCCACAGGAAATACCACCAAACCCAAAGAGGTATTTCCTTAAGAGCAGCTGCAAATTGATACTTTCCTTAGAAAAAACCCCCGCACTCTGTTTATCATTGGGGCGGGGGTTTTTATTTTTCTGATTCATTGCCAATATGATAAGAATCTGATATTTTTGGCTTTTCTATATTTTAGTGGAAGAAGATCACTCGAACCCCTGAATCCTTGGCCCCTAGAATCCTCTTGAACCACAATGACTCACTTGAATATTATTCACTTAGCCTGCCTTAATTGGCTATAACCAATCTGAGGATGATCCATATTTTTAAAGCCGCAAATCTCCTTCGGCCTGGCTTTTTTCCCCTTGACATGGCCGGTAGCAAAATCTATGTTTGCCTTTATTTTAAAAAAGCTTTTCAAGGGTTTATTATGCACATTTATCGTAATTGGTTTCTGGCCAGTCGGCCGTGGTCCTTTAGTATGACCGCCATTTCCGTGAGCGTCGGCGGCGCTCTGGCTGCCATATATGGTGTTTTTTCCTGGTTTTTATATCTGGCAACCCTGGTCGGTGCCATACTGTTGCATGCCGCCACCAACCTGATCAATGATTACTATGATGTGAAAAGCGGTGTGGATACCAGAAAAGCCGCCACCGCCCAGTATAGACCCCATCCTTTGGTGGAAGGAAAGCTGAAGGCTGGACACGTTCTCACAGTTGCCGGTATACTTTATACGCTGTCCGCCCTAACTGGAATTTATCTGGCGACAACCCGGGGCTGGGAGCTTCTTTGGATCGGTGTGATCGGAGTATTTGCCAGCCTGGCCTATACCGCGCCACCGCTGAAATACAAATACAGCGCCCTGGGTGAAATCTCAGTCTTTTTAATGTGGGGACCGTTGATGGTGGCCGGCTCATTTTTTGTGCAGCGCCAGGAATTCAGCCTGAATGCCTTCTGGATTTCGCTTCCTTTCGGTGTTCTGGTCGCTTTGGTGTTGCTTGCCAATAATATTAGAGACATCGCCCATGACCGCAGTAAAGGCATTTTAACCCTGGCGATTATCCTCGGACAGCACAAGGGCATCCTGTTGTACGGAGCCTTTGTGGTGGTGGCTTACCTGGGGATAATACTGATGTCCATTTTCGGACCGCTTTACCTGTGGTCGCTGATCGTCCTGGCTTCTTTCCCTCTGGCCTTGCGCCTGTTGAGGCAAATGAAAGCACATGTGCCGGCAGATGCGGATGCCCGCACTGCACAGCTGGACACGGCCTTCGGCGTGCTGCTGGTGGTCTCTCTGGTTCTGGCCGGCGTGTTTTGAATCGCCCTGATTTTAGGCTGTTGCCGTTGGCAGGAACGGTGCTACTGGCAGCGGTTTTGTGGTTTGTTACCTTTTATCTGACCTGGGCCAGTTTCTGGATAAAAATTTCCCTTTCTGCCGCCGCACTGGCGATATTATCCCTTCTCTTGCAACCCAGCCCCAAAAGGCGCATTAGAATTGATGTCCGGGCCGTTATCCTCGGCCTTGTTTCGGCTGCCATCCTCTATCTTATCTTTTGGACAGGCAAGGCTGTTGCGTCGGTGATATTGCCCTTTTCCGTAGAACAGATCGGCGGTATTTACCATAAAGGAGCAGGAACACCGATGTGGGTGATTGCCCTGCTGCTATTTTTGGTGACCGGTCCGAGTGAAGAATTGTACTGGCGGGGGTACCTGCAAAAAAACCTGATGCTGCGTTTCGGTCAATGGCAGGGCTGGCTGCTGGCCACTGCTGTTTATGCAGGTGTTCATATCTGGTCGTTTAATTTTATGCTCATTGGAGCGGCTGCTGTGGCCGGTGCATTCTGGGGCGCCATGTACTGGCGCCTGAAAAACCTTGGCCCGGTAGTCATTTCCCATTCAGTTTGGAGTGTAGTTATATTCGCCGTTTTTCCGATGCATTAGCTCTTTTTGATCCCAGGGGTGATATGAATAATTCGGATCGGTTAGATTGTTGCGGTCGCTATCATGATTGGTATGATTTGTTTCAATAAGCTATGTTTTTGTTGAAGGTTCTTTAAAACATCAAAATCATCAAGAGTGACATATTTGTAATCAGGGAATTATAATTTTAATAGTGTGGTTTTGTCGAATCTTCGTGGCCCAGGAATGAGACAGCTTTTTTGGTTTTTAATTCTATCCATCTTTTAAACATAGT comes from Thermodesulfobacteriota bacterium and encodes:
- a CDS encoding DUF3795 domain-containing protein, which gives rise to MNTELLAPCGMYCGVCGVYMAGRDNNQKLKEKLAKAYGVTLEQIACQGCLSNKKFVYCRTCGIRACIMEKNYEGCHQCEEFPCHLIDDFPVPVGKKVILRSVPARKKLGTEKWVEQEENRYRCPHCSGPLFRGARRCGSCKELVEVE
- a CDS encoding NapC/NirT family cytochrome c, with protein sequence MKKYIIAGILIVVGIIVAFPLFSIGYYTMVRTSTPEFCASCHEIQYAYNTWKTSTHVNNAHGFVADCMDCHLPAPHHTFNFFYAKTAHGIKDIFVHFTQDMSKYDHALQKEKAYAYFTNDQCQKCHRNILYIPNKRGAMLAHRSVVYAREGFEKKCVDCHRNLVHNPKQGYAYKQYQNSYRGVGL
- a CDS encoding multiheme c-type cytochrome, producing the protein MIRKCGLWLLPAVLIIGFALAINSMAQNVPKAKEFRIERSMPKEAIACIECHKREHPGLFADWARSRHASANITCYDCHKAEKFDPDVSQEHYKQYKRSDQPYGTGEYKVPVAAVVTPKDCSRCHPDEAKQYGRSKHANTMEIIWKIDPWLNKGMNSDFERATGCYHCHGTILKQKDGKLDAETWPNVGVGRINLDGSKGSCTSCHTRHMFSVMEARKPEACGQCHLGPDHPQIEIYMESKHGDIYTAHGDDYNWTAAPGTWSPGVDFRGPTCASCHMSGAGTTLTTHDVTERLSWEIQAPLTIRPSEFKPFPAKTNWQVERDKMKVVCTQCHGKTWVDDHYIKLDKVVQEYNDVYFKPAKAMLDDLYAKGLLDKTRFFDERLEVEYYELWHHEGRRARMGAAMMAPDYSWWHGFYECKKRYSNYMEEARHLIKHNQKAYKAEDFPNATGNTTKPKEVFP
- the menA gene encoding 1,4-dihydroxy-2-naphthoate octaprenyltransferase translates to MHIYRNWFLASRPWSFSMTAISVSVGGALAAIYGVFSWFLYLATLVGAILLHAATNLINDYYDVKSGVDTRKAATAQYRPHPLVEGKLKAGHVLTVAGILYTLSALTGIYLATTRGWELLWIGVIGVFASLAYTAPPLKYKYSALGEISVFLMWGPLMVAGSFFVQRQEFSLNAFWISLPFGVLVALVLLANNIRDIAHDRSKGILTLAIILGQHKGILLYGAFVVVAYLGIILMSIFGPLYLWSLIVLASFPLALRLLRQMKAHVPADADARTAQLDTAFGVLLVVSLVLAGVF
- a CDS encoding CPBP family intramembrane glutamic endopeptidase translates to MAGTVLLAAVLWFVTFYLTWASFWIKISLSAAALAILSLLLQPSPKRRIRIDVRAVILGLVSAAILYLIFWTGKAVASVILPFSVEQIGGIYHKGAGTPMWVIALLLFLVTGPSEELYWRGYLQKNLMLRFGQWQGWLLATAVYAGVHIWSFNFMLIGAAAVAGAFWGAMYWRLKNLGPVVISHSVWSVVIFAVFPMH